The following are encoded in a window of Kitasatospora fiedleri genomic DNA:
- a CDS encoding trypsin-like serine protease, whose amino-acid sequence MRHRASGAIAASAALAATFFTGLASAPPALADTTATAVPSAVEDGAYPGAAQILAERGITLTRGDGGITLADCTQPGSYQIKVLARTTDEDDGDTICFAAPGATGYLAFTIPDAYRITTYNRSVRASLSTDQKPTETTDVPANGTKGIGETLDPNAHAVLLELRVTGSTATPPTGQTADPATAFTTHLAIGDNRSCTGALIAPQWVMTAKSCFADDPANPGTVTAGAPKNATTATLGRADTHTTGGHQTKVIDLVPHADRDLVMALLETPVYDITPTGLSTATPTSDGALSTAGYGRTNTAWTPAPSTPPPPPPTRSPPPDSTSPPPPPA is encoded by the coding sequence GTGAGGCATCGCGCTTCGGGTGCGATAGCGGCGTCAGCCGCTCTCGCCGCCACCTTCTTCACCGGGCTGGCATCCGCCCCACCCGCACTGGCCGACACCACCGCAACCGCCGTCCCGTCCGCGGTCGAGGACGGCGCCTACCCCGGCGCCGCCCAGATCCTGGCCGAGCGGGGCATCACCCTCACCCGCGGCGACGGCGGCATCACCCTCGCCGACTGCACCCAGCCCGGCAGCTACCAGATCAAGGTCCTCGCCCGCACCACGGACGAGGACGACGGCGACACCATCTGCTTCGCCGCCCCCGGCGCCACCGGCTACCTCGCCTTCACCATCCCCGACGCCTACCGCATCACCACCTACAACCGCTCCGTGCGCGCCAGCCTCTCCACCGACCAGAAACCCACCGAGACCACCGACGTCCCCGCCAACGGCACCAAGGGCATCGGCGAAACCCTCGACCCCAACGCCCACGCCGTCCTGCTCGAACTGCGCGTCACCGGCTCCACCGCCACCCCGCCCACCGGCCAGACCGCCGACCCCGCCACCGCCTTCACCACCCACCTCGCCATCGGCGACAACCGCTCCTGCACCGGCGCGCTCATCGCCCCGCAGTGGGTCATGACCGCCAAATCCTGCTTCGCCGACGACCCCGCCAACCCGGGCACCGTCACCGCCGGCGCCCCCAAGAACGCCACCACCGCCACCCTCGGCCGCGCCGACACCCACACCACCGGCGGCCACCAGACCAAGGTCATCGACCTCGTCCCGCACGCCGACCGCGACCTGGTCATGGCCCTGCTGGAGACCCCGGTCTACGACATCACCCCCACCGGCCTGTCCACCGCCACACCCACCAGCGACGGCGCGCTGAGCACCGCGGGCTACGGACGCACCAACACCGCCTGGACCCCGGCACCCTCCACACCCCCGCCACCACCACCAACACGGTCACCACCACCGGATTCGACCTCACCCCCACCGCCCCCGGCCTGA